The following proteins are encoded in a genomic region of Oreochromis aureus strain Israel breed Guangdong linkage group 8, ZZ_aureus, whole genome shotgun sequence:
- the LOC116329812 gene encoding dnaJ homolog subfamily C member 7-like: MAAVDIDVPVETEPQICNQEDLERLAESFKEQGNAYYSKKDYSQAFNYYTKAIDACPKNASYYGNRAATLMMLCRFREALEDSQQAVRLDDCFMKGHLREGKCHLSLGNAMAANRCFQKVLELEPSNREAQQEKKNAAALLEYQRMADFGFEKRDFRKVVFCMDRALALASACHRFKILKAECLALLGRYPEAQSVASDILRMDSTNADALYVRGLCLYYEDCIDKAVQFFVQALRMAPDHEKARLACRNAKALKAKKEEGNQAFKNNNYEAAYQLYTEALAIDPNNIKTNAKLYCNRATAGAKLKKVDQAIEDCTSAIKLDDTYIKAYLRRAQCYMDTEQYEEAVRDYEKVYQTEKTSDHKQMLKKAQMELKKSKRKDYYKVLGVGKNATEDEIKKAYRKRALMHHPDRHSSATPEVQKEEEKKFKEVGEAFTVLSDPKKKVRYDNGHDLEDDGCFDGGDFDANNIFRAFFGGHSGGFTFDSSPDSGPGNFFFQFG; encoded by the exons ATGGCAGCTGTTGACATCGACGTGCCGGTAGAAACAGAGCCGCAAATCTGCAACCAGGAGGACCTTGAACG TCTGGCTGAAAGTTTCAAAGAACAAGGCAATGCATACTACAGCAAGAAGGATTACTCTCAGGCTTTCAACTATTACACCAAGGCCATTG aTGCATGCCCTAAAAATGCCAGTTATTATGGGAACAGGGCGGCCACCCTCATGATGCTCTGCCGCTTTCGGGAGGCTCTGGAAGATTCCCAGCAGGCTGTGCGTCTGGATGACTGTTTCATGAAG GGGCATCTACGTGAGGGCAAGTGCCACCTGTCTTTGGGAAATGCAATGGCGGCCAATCGCTGCTTTCAGAAGGTTTTGGAACTGGAGCCGAGCAATAGAGAGGCTCAGCAGGAG aaaaagaaCGCAGCAGCACTGTTGGAATATCAGCGGATGGCAGATTTTGGCTTTGAAAAGCGGGATTTCAGAAAG GTGGTGTTCTGCATGGACCGGGCCTTAGCTTTGGCTTCTGCCTGCCACCGCTTCAAAATCCTCAAAGCAGAATGTCTCGCTCTGCTTGGACGCTATCCAGAAGCTCAGTCTGTAGCAAG TGACATCCTGCGAATGGATTCCACAAATGCAGACGCGCTGTATGTTCGAGGCCTGTGTCTTTATTATGAGGACTGCATCGATAAAGCGGTGCAGTTCTTTGTCCAGGCTCTGAGAATGGCACCTGACCATGAAAAAGCCCGACTGGCCTGCAGG AATGCCAAAGCATTAAAAGCTAAGAAGGAGGAAGGAAACCAGGCATTTAAGAACAACAACTATGAAGCTGCCTATCAGCTCTACACCGAGGCACTCGCGATAGACCCCAACAACATTAAGACCAACGCTAAACTCTACTGCAACAGAGCCACAGCAGGAGCAAAG CTGAAGAAAGTTGATCAAGCCATTGAAGACTGTACCAGTGCAATCAAACTAGATGACACTTACATCAAGGCGTATTTAAGAAGAGCTCAGTG TTACATGGACACAGAGCAATATGAAGAGGCTGTACGGGACTATGAAAAGGTTTATCAGACAGAGAAAACCTCAG ATCACAAGCAAATGCTGAAGAAGGCACAGATGGAGCTGAAGAAGAGCAAAAGGAAAGATTACTACAAGGTGCTCGGGGTCGGGAAGAATGCCACTGAGGACGAGATCAAGAAAGCGTACCGCAAACGAGCCCTCATGCATCACCCAG ACCGTCACAGTTCAGCAACACCAGAGGTGcaaaaggaggaggaaaagaaattCAAAGAAGTGGGTGAGGCCTTCACTGTCCTCTCCGACCCGAAGAAGAAGGTCCGCTATGACAACGGGCACGACCTGGAGGATGACGGCTGTTTTGATGGCGGAG attTTGATGCAAACAACATCTTCAGGGCTTTCTTTGGCGGCCACAGTGGAGGATTCACTTTCGATTCCAGCCCAG ACTCTGGACCTGGAAATTTCTTTTTCCAGTTTGGCTAA